From a single Desulfotomaculum sp. genomic region:
- a CDS encoding acetylglutamate kinase, producing MLWEQHDVWTWSTITSLVFDLPNVDAVVARLLRDPVDFEHALQPFYGERIAARFRELLTEHLVIAADLVKAAKAGDNTAAAEAERKWYANADAIAVFLGEINPCWSQELWRRMMYRHLELVKAEAVNMLNGQYEASIAAYDENEMHTLGMADVMAEGIIKQFNIC from the coding sequence ATGTTATGGGAACAGCATGATGTTTGGACATGGTCAACTATAACAAGCCTGGTATTTGATCTGCCTAATGTGGACGCCGTTGTTGCCAGATTACTTCGTGATCCCGTAGATTTTGAGCATGCGCTGCAACCTTTTTATGGAGAGAGAATTGCTGCGAGATTTCGGGAATTGCTGACGGAGCATCTTGTCATAGCTGCAGATCTTGTCAAGGCGGCAAAAGCCGGTGACAATACGGCAGCGGCAGAAGCAGAAAGAAAATGGTATGCTAATGCTGACGCAATCGCTGTTTTCTTGGGGGAAATTAATCCTTGCTGGTCTCAGGAGCTTTGGAGAAGGATGATGTACCGCCACCTGGAATTGGTTAAAGCGGAAGCAGTTAACATGCTTAACGGGCAGTATGAGGCAAGTATCGCAGCATATGATGAAAATGAGATGCACACTTTAGGAATGGCTGATGTAATGGCTGAGGGTATAATTAAGCAGTTCAATATCTGTTGA